The following coding sequences lie in one Nocardioides sambongensis genomic window:
- a CDS encoding type 2 periplasmic-binding domain-containing protein, with protein MASHLHRPARPRRPIALLGALCGLALLGSGCSLIGEDDSSSGGGSAGDDPGTGSGEVVLVTHDSFSLPKRLVRAFEQESGYTLVQSPAGDGGELTSKLQLTEGDPLGDVAFGVDNTFAGSVLGADVFAPTTPTCRPAPRTWSCPATTRATGVSSPRSTPATSASTSTPTGSRRRGWSLRARWTT; from the coding sequence GTGGCTTCTCATCTCCACCGTCCTGCGCGCCCCCGGCGCCCGATCGCCCTGCTCGGCGCGCTCTGCGGCCTGGCCCTGCTGGGCAGCGGGTGCTCGTTGATCGGCGAGGACGACTCCTCCTCGGGTGGCGGGTCGGCCGGCGACGACCCGGGCACCGGCTCCGGAGAGGTCGTGCTGGTCACCCACGACAGCTTCTCGCTGCCCAAGAGGCTGGTCCGCGCCTTCGAGCAGGAGTCCGGCTACACCCTGGTGCAGAGCCCGGCCGGCGACGGCGGCGAGCTGACCTCCAAGCTGCAGCTGACCGAGGGCGACCCGCTCGGCGACGTGGCGTTCGGGGTGGACAACACCTTCGCCGGGTCGGTCCTCGGCGCCGACGTGTTCGCCCCTACGACGCCGACCTGCCGACCGGCGCCGAGGACCTGGTCCTGCCCGGCGACGACGAGGGCGACGGGCGTGAGCTCACCCCGATCGACACCGGCAACGTCTGCGTCAACGTCGACACCGACTGGTTCGCGGCGGAGGGGCTGGAGCCTCCGGGCTCGCTGGACGACCTGA
- a CDS encoding thiamine ABC transporter substrate-binding protein translates to MDTGNVCVNVDTDWFAAEGLEPPGSLDDLTDPAYQDLFVTSGATTSTPGMAFLLSTIGAYGEGWTGYWEDLLANGAKVVKGWEDAYYVDFTYSGGDRPIVLSYDTSPAFTVEGGESSTRALLDTCFRQVEYAGVLEGAQNPEGARAVVDWLLSPAVQAALPTSMYVFPVDDEVELPADWAAFAAQPDSTVEVTPEEIADHRREWLTAWSELTSR, encoded by the coding sequence ATCGACACCGGCAACGTCTGCGTCAACGTCGACACCGACTGGTTCGCGGCGGAGGGGCTGGAGCCTCCGGGCTCGCTGGACGACCTGACCGACCCGGCCTACCAGGACCTCTTCGTCACCTCGGGGGCGACCACCAGCACTCCCGGGATGGCCTTCCTGCTCTCCACCATCGGTGCCTACGGCGAGGGGTGGACCGGCTACTGGGAGGACCTGCTGGCCAACGGCGCCAAGGTGGTCAAGGGCTGGGAGGACGCCTACTACGTCGACTTCACCTACTCCGGCGGCGACCGCCCGATCGTGCTCTCCTACGACACCTCCCCGGCGTTCACCGTCGAGGGTGGCGAGAGCAGCACGCGGGCACTCCTCGACACCTGCTTCCGCCAGGTCGAGTACGCCGGCGTGCTGGAGGGCGCGCAGAACCCCGAGGGCGCCCGGGCGGTGGTCGACTGGCTGCTGAGCCCCGCGGTGCAGGCCGCGCTGCCGACCAGCATGTACGTCTTCCCGGTCGACGACGAGGTGGAGCTGCCCGCGGACTGGGCGGCCTTCGCCGCGCAGCCGGACTCCACCGTCGAGGTCACGCCGGAGGAGATCGCGGACCACCGTCGCGAGTGGCTCACCGCGTGGTCGGAGCTCACCAGCCGCTGA
- a CDS encoding GNAT family N-acetyltransferase, which yields MEITVRRFAALTVAELYDVARLRQDVFVVEQACPYPDLDGRDTEPTTVHVLLRLPADSQSTDSQPTDSQPTDSQPAGADRPLAGCTRVLVDETPTGAVWRIGRVALARTARGRGLSAPLMEASLQVCAEAGERDVVLDAQSPLVGFYRGFGFAPDGPEFLEDGIPHTPMRRRAG from the coding sequence GTGGAGATCACCGTGCGCCGGTTCGCGGCGCTCACCGTCGCTGAGCTGTACGACGTCGCGCGGCTGCGCCAGGACGTCTTCGTCGTCGAGCAGGCCTGCCCCTACCCCGACCTCGACGGCCGGGACACCGAGCCGACCACGGTGCACGTGCTGCTCCGCCTCCCCGCCGACAGCCAGTCCACCGACAGCCAGCCCACCGACAGCCAGCCCACCGACAGCCAGCCCGCCGGGGCCGACCGTCCGCTGGCCGGCTGCACCCGGGTGCTGGTCGACGAGACACCGACCGGAGCGGTGTGGCGGATCGGCCGGGTCGCGCTGGCGCGCACCGCCCGCGGGCGCGGCCTCTCGGCGCCGCTGATGGAGGCATCGCTGCAGGTGTGCGCCGAGGCGGGCGAGCGGGACGTCGTACTGGACGCGCAGTCGCCGCTGGTCGGCTTCTACCGCGGGTTCGGGTTCGCCCCGGACGGGCCGGAGTTCCTCGAGGACGGCATCCCGCACACGCCGATGCGGCGCCGCGCCGGCTGA